The DNA window AAATCAGAAAGGTGTACTCAGGGGCTGGTGCTAGACCAAGTACAGCTCCACTCCCCATGAGCAACGGCCTTATATATAAAGAACCTTTACCCGGTGGGGGGATCTGAAACAGAGAATTAATAAAGAAAACTTTATTGATTCAAAGCAATGCTAGAAATGATAAGATATAGAGCTACATGTAGAACTGTGACAATACCCATCTTTCATTATTTAAAACAGTAGCTTTTACAGCCTCCACAAACTGCTCTACAGTTGGACAAGGCATGCACATCCGGTCAGCTCCCATTTTGAGTCGTAGTGCATTTTCCTCGGGACGAAAGAGTAAAATTTTACCATCATGTTTCCGATAAGCTTTTAAACCTTCAAACAATCCCTGCAAAtttctttttaattaatattttatagaaCTAGCCAACAAATATTCAAGAATCAaactttttgttttaaaaaaaatataagcaAAATGGAAAGAAAAACAACGCAACTAACTTGGCCATAGTTCAAAACTCCTGAATATGGGCTTAACTCAATGTTTCCAAATCTCTGTAATTCACCTTTTAAAAAGCTTTCACCTTGGGAACATTTCATCATGTACATGTAATCGGTGGGTCTAAACCCAAAACCTAAGTTGTCCCAATCAATGTCGGCTGATTCTACTGCTACGTTGCTGCAAAAATTAAAGATCAAAACAAAACCCAATCACAGAAAAACAAAAGGCGACCCAATTGACAACAGATCATACCTCGCAGGCGAGGCCACTTGAAGAGTATTAACATTGTTGTCATTAAATTTACTGAAAGAAGAAAATTGCGATTGCTTGTGTAACTGCACAAACATTCATCAACGCTCCCAAAAAttcatacatgaaaaataatgaatCACGAAACCCACAAACGCATAGGAGAAATAAAGCAGAGGGAAGAAGAAAGGGGGATACAAGTATAACCAAATACACCCCATTTCATTTGATTCAAGAACAAGCATATACCTGCAGCGGTTGAGGAGAAAACAGCCTTCTCTCGGGGAAAGCAGGAGGAAGGATTTTGATAGCGCTGCGCAAGGGACCAAGCAGAAGGTGGTGATGGGTCTGCGGATTTGGGTGCAGGCCGGCAAAAACAGCGCCgctctccatttttctcctaTGTAAATTTG is part of the Primulina eburnea isolate SZY01 chromosome 1, ASM2296580v1, whole genome shotgun sequence genome and encodes:
- the LOC140841780 gene encoding branched-chain amino acid aminotransferase 2, chloroplastic, which gives rise to MESGAVFAGLHPNPQTHHHLLLGPLRSAIKILPPAFPERRLFSPQPLQLHKQSQFSSFSKFNDNNVNTLQVASPASNVAVESADIDWDNLGFGFRPTDYMYMMKCSQGESFLKGELQRFGNIELSPYSGVLNYGQGLFEGLKAYRKHDGKILLFRPEENALRLKMGADRMCMPCPTVEQFVEAVKATVLNNERWIPPPGKGSLYIRPLLMGSGAVLGLAPAPEYTFLIYVSPVGNYFKEGLAPINLIVETEMHRATPGGTGAVKTIGNYAGVLKAQSVAKAKGFSDVLYLDSTHKKYLEEVSSCNVFVVKGNVISTPAIKGTILPGITRKSIIDVARSRGFEVEERMVAVDELLDADEVFCTGTAVVVSPVGSITYLDKRVSYGSDGVGRVSQQLYSALTSLQTGLTEDKMGWITQL